From the Mammaliicoccus sciuri genome, the window TACATTATATGTTTCTTCAGAAAGTACATCACCAGCTACAAGAAAATTAAATAGTTCAAAGCCGTGAAAATCACAAACTGCTTGTACTCCAGCAAGCTCCATATCTACTGCAATACATCCTTCTTTTTTTCTAGTATTATACTGAGTGATTGTTTCCCTCAGTACTGCATCAGTTGTCCAAACTTTACCTTTTATAAATGGTAACGCTAATTTATTAAATACTTCAGCTAATTTATAAGCATTCTTCACTTTAATATAATCTGATGGAGGAGCGTAATGATATGACATTCCTTCATCTCTATAGCTGTGAGTAGGTATTATAAATTTATTAAAAGTCCTTTCGCTATCAAGACTTCCTGCTGATCCAAACATTACAAATTTTGTAGCGCCTGTTATCCAATTACATATCATGCAATATTGAGAAGCAAGCGTTGAACCAATTGCAGATAGATAAAATGCTACAGCTTTACCTTTATAAGTGAATTTATATATAGGAAATGCTCCGTTAGAGGCTTTGATTTCACCAATTTTTTCACACTTATTTTCTCTTAGAATACCATCGTATATTTCTTTAGAATATGTAATTAAGCAAACTTCAACTTTGAATTGTTGTTCACCATAGAAATCTCTCAAATTTACAATTGGTTTTCCTTGTATATCAAATGAATCGGTTATCATTTAATTACCTCCCTTATTCATTTATAGTACTTAGCCAACTTTTTATTTCTTTTTCTACTTTTACAGGGTTATCTATATAAATATCGTGGCCACTGTCAGTGATTGTTT encodes:
- a CDS encoding nucleoside phosphorylase, translating into MITDSFDIQGKPIVNLRDFYGEQQFKVEVCLITYSKEIYDGILRENKCEKIGEIKASNGAFPIYKFTYKGKAVAFYLSAIGSTLASQYCMICNWITGATKFVMFGSAGSLDSERTFNKFIIPTHSYRDEGMSYHYAPPSDYIKVKNAYKLAEVFNKLALPFIKGKVWTTDAVLRETITQYNTRKKEGCIAVDMELAGVQAVCDFHGFELFNFLVAGDVLSEETYNVDGLKEANHNIDKFHVALNIIEELDL